The genomic interval taatgtttgtatttatttatattaaagtcattttttaaactttgaaaaaataCTTACCCCACCATCATTACAGAGTCCTCAACCACATGGAGAGGAGCTTTATCCCCAATTAGAACTTTTCGAAATTGAGGAACTATACCAATTATTAAACCAAGAATCTGaaactcaaaaacaaaaataacaactaATAAGGTTCAATATTGTaatcaaacacaattaaaaacaCATTACTTACAGCCCCAATTGTGCATGGTGTGAATAGAATCTTCAGGTTCATTCTTTTTACCaatgttttcacttgttccatCATCATTTCTCCTTTCTGTGTCTGTAAAAAGTAATACATCGACTAAatataagactaatttataatatacaagtgAAGTATATACCTCTTCTGTATTTTCATGATCAGAGTTTGTAGAGTGGATTTCAAAGTTCTTGTCATGATCCTGAGATTGTGATTTATCACCAACAGCACTGACAAATGGTAATCCTGTGGAACATGTTGAAGGGTTCTCTGCATCAGTTTTTGTTATGGACATTGGATTCTCCATGGAATTTTCTGCAATTTTGGCTTCGTTGCAAACTTTTGGTGCATATACTCGAACAAGGTTGTATGCATAAGACCAGATGTAAACTGATCCtaactgaaaaaacaaaaaatacagaaaaacaTAGTTAAAGTTTAAATAGTTATAAAGCTCAAATATCACTTTAGCTTTTGAAAATTGATATATACTTTTAATCCTTGAAAACGTCAAGCCTTTTTAATGTTGTTGAAAATTTCTCTTATGGAActaataattacaaatatttgtaTGACAACGTATTTTAATTCTACATTCTTAATAATAAATGTCTAatcaaatgtttatatttttgttttctttaagaattataattcctaaattttcaaaattgtNTGAAGTTATTATATCATACCGCCATTGATAGAGAAGCATAAGCTAATGCATTTTTGGTGCAAACATTCACATCTCCAAAAGGATTCCCACTTTGTTTACACACTGCAGGAACTATAATTATTGGCAAATTTCCCAGATTTCCTGCATCATCAAAAATTCCAATCCATAATTAATATACtaaacatatacatatacacacGTACATATATTCTATCatcttgaagtaaattttttgactccaaaatcttataaaatccaattataaaacaaaatttgaatctacttttatatatatatatatatatatatatatatatatatatatatatatatatatatatatatatatattatttctacgCATTCCAAATTTTACTAAGATTATAAATGTTGagtataaaagtatattttatggATGATAGTctaataaggataatgatatttagacaacatcttttagacaatatttgaacattgattacgtgtcaatctgtgattggtcaaaaattactccacaaataatgtttatgattattattattgattgtggagtaatttttgaccaatcacaaattgacacgtaatcaatgttcaaatgttgtcaaaaaaagttgtctaaatatcattatccgtctaataataaataataagataaatttaaccGATAAGAAATCTTATTAGAATAAGATTTTAATAGtttagatattatattaaaagtaaaatataagtctaattcaattttacatattaagtctaattcaattttacatattgaaattcaattttcaagtgaatttttaagtctaactcaattttacaataagtaaatttttaagtttaactcaattttaaaaatcttgacttataaaataagattggCACTCACTTATCTATGTCAgacttttaacatatatatttgtTCTATCTCTTATTAAATTGGGTTTTCAAAcacatacaatataatataataaaaataaaatataagtaataccTACCTGCTGAACAACATCCTAAGACAAGGCCATGGAGATGATTAGGAACTCTGGTTAGTTTAACAAGTAATAACCCAAGAACTGTTCCAATAACAAATGTGAGAAGAATGTTGACAGGCATGAACCACCtacaaaatttatgaaaacaTCTTTCATAATTCATCATCTATGGAGAATTATTGGTTGATAAGAAGATGATGTAGAAGAAAGCAAGAATCAAACTTACAATCTAACCACACTTCTTGGAGTTATTGTCTCAGCTAAGCTACTATAAACTAGAGCtggaacaaaaacaaaatatacaatctgttataagaaaaagaaaattcatatcAGTTATTCATATAATGAACAATGCagttttgaataaatataaaatattggaaaagaaatacaaaaaaaaaatgtttaaacttACAGTGTTGAGATTTTTCCTGGCAGTCTGTCCGAGTATGTTAAAGCGATCAATTGCAAGAATTGTTCCCAATGCAGTAATTAGCAACACTTTCAAAACTGGCATTAATGCAACAAAGAAAAGCTTCCAAAACTCCATTTTTtgtgtcttcttttctttcctcttctttaactatttgaaaaagagtttcaaataattaacatcaaaatcattcattGCAAATAATAGCTTCATCTTCTTTCCAATGCTATGTATGTACAAATACAATATACTAACTAAGCTTATTACCATAATTGTCTTTATACTTTCTTAACTGATTTGTATACTATAAGTTCTTAACTGGTTATTTGTAATCAAATCTAAATATAAACTTAGTTCTCACATTACATAAAACaactaagaatttaaatatgaatttaagtcTCACAGAAGAACAATGCatataagacaaaaaaaaaaaaaattgataaaatcattatgATGAAGTCTTGGTTGGAGTTCATATAAATCTCTTAAATGAATTAGACTCATATCTAATtagaaacaataaatttttataacaacTATTTATATGGGTTacaatatattatgtataaaaaatggcataataacataaatgtaaatgaaataacattttttttacagcAGTTATagttataacaaatataaaaaatagatgtAGTACCATTTttgtaa from Vigna radiata var. radiata cultivar VC1973A chromosome 9, Vradiata_ver6, whole genome shotgun sequence carries:
- the LOC106773763 gene encoding protein PIN-LIKES 3; the encoded protein is MEFWKLFFVALMPVLKVLLITALGTILAIDRFNILGQTARKNLNTIVYFVFVPALVYSSLAETITPRSVVRLWFMPVNILLTFVIGTVLGLLLVKLTRVPNHLHGLVLGCCSAGNLGNLPIIIVPAVCKQSGNPFGDVNVCTKNALAYASLSMALGSVYIWSYAYNLVRVYAPKVCNEAKIAENSMENPMSITKTDAENPSTCSTGLPFVSAVGDKSQSQDHDKNFEIHSTNSDHENTEETQKGEMMMEQVKTLVKRMNLKILFTPCTIGAILGLIIGIVPQFRKVLIGDKAPLHVVEDSVMMVGYACIPVMTLLVGANLIKGLNRLGKQFAVVVGIIVVKCIILPGIGVCIIKGAIRLRLIHPDPLYEFLLLLQFALPPAVALSTITQLFGAGESECSVIMFATYSCAAVSVTLWSTFYMWLVL